From Microlunatus capsulatus, a single genomic window includes:
- a CDS encoding M23 family metallopeptidase, with protein sequence MDVPAPRRPARPAAVAAAGEHRHWLSTAAAALAVSALGLALAGSLTATGSAETRPAAPGAGLRPPVVRVATPTPSLDPSLLETYGFGGDGGEPLRQAVVAERAAQRAEELAKDAEAVSRAATRAREQARQQGLTAAEQATQAKGEELARAALERAAAARAAAVTARAAAEAAARAASSATPAPTPVPGAAPTSPATRAVPVAPPVTPPVTGSGGGVSPVPGAVVGASFGQYGLWSRYHTGLDFRAAYGVPIRAVKSGQVLYAGNSGNWAGNHVAVLHGDGMTTMSSHMSSMTVRAGDTVQAGQVIGYVGQTGRAFGAHLHFELYPAGVRYGDVYQAVDPVPWLRAAGVTTR encoded by the coding sequence GTGGACGTGCCAGCGCCCCGACGTCCGGCCCGCCCGGCCGCCGTCGCCGCCGCCGGCGAGCACCGGCACTGGCTCTCCACCGCCGCCGCCGCCCTGGCCGTCTCGGCCCTCGGCCTGGCCCTGGCCGGCTCCCTCACCGCCACCGGCAGCGCCGAGACCCGGCCCGCCGCGCCCGGTGCCGGGCTGCGCCCGCCGGTCGTGCGGGTCGCGACCCCGACCCCCAGCCTCGACCCGTCGCTGCTCGAGACGTACGGCTTCGGCGGGGACGGCGGCGAGCCGCTGCGGCAGGCCGTCGTCGCCGAGCGCGCGGCCCAGCGCGCCGAGGAGCTCGCCAAGGACGCCGAGGCCGTCAGCCGGGCGGCCACCCGTGCCCGCGAGCAGGCCCGCCAGCAGGGTCTGACCGCGGCCGAGCAGGCCACCCAGGCCAAGGGCGAGGAGCTCGCCCGCGCGGCCCTCGAGCGCGCCGCGGCCGCCCGCGCGGCCGCCGTGACCGCCCGGGCCGCGGCCGAGGCCGCCGCCCGCGCGGCGTCGAGCGCCACCCCGGCGCCGACCCCGGTCCCCGGCGCCGCCCCGACCAGCCCCGCGACGCGCGCCGTCCCGGTCGCCCCGCCGGTCACCCCGCCGGTCACCGGCAGCGGCGGCGGGGTCTCCCCCGTCCCGGGCGCAGTGGTCGGCGCCAGCTTCGGGCAGTACGGGCTGTGGTCGCGCTACCACACCGGCCTGGACTTCCGGGCGGCCTACGGGGTGCCGATCCGGGCCGTGAAGTCCGGCCAGGTGCTCTACGCCGGGAACTCGGGCAACTGGGCCGGCAACCACGTGGCCGTGCTGCACGGCGACGGCATGACGACCATGTCCTCCCACATGTCCTCGATGACGGTGCGGGCCGGGGACACCGTGCAGGCCGGCCAGGTGATCGGCTACGTGGGCCAGACCGGCCGCGCGTTCGGCGCTCACCTGCACTTCGAGCTCTACCCTGCCGGTGTCCGCTACGGGGACGTCTACCAGGCCGTCGACCCCGTCCCGTGGCTCCGCGCCGCGGGCGTCACCACCCGCTGA
- a CDS encoding M23 family metallopeptidase: MPKSTTPDAPARRALIEDIKDDRRGWLQHGAAALAVSLLGLGVAGSVVLTGNAQPSQVAVPSTRVTASTDPAVQLPSAFDRDASSTSRDSAGRPALDQAKLQSLADQRAEELAKTDDQIEQAASTKAAAKREKTLESASESTQEQAVLIKKSADAKRAAELAQAAEPDAPAPAPGTTDAPATTAPAESGPVNASGKSCMPVRGGYSIAARFGQVGSWSRYHTGFDFSAPVGTPLQAPASGVVTNAGSGSASGWAGNYVAIRYPDGTSSLMAHMSTVSVSVGQTVTACQTVGAVGMTGRTFGPHVHFEIYPAGITPGDVYKAVNPLTWLNAHGINP; the protein is encoded by the coding sequence GTGCCCAAGTCAACAACGCCGGACGCGCCTGCGCGTCGTGCGCTGATTGAGGACATCAAGGACGACCGTCGGGGCTGGCTGCAGCACGGTGCCGCCGCGCTCGCCGTCTCGCTGCTGGGCCTCGGCGTGGCCGGCTCGGTCGTCCTCACCGGCAACGCCCAGCCCTCCCAGGTCGCCGTGCCCAGCACCCGCGTCACCGCGAGCACCGACCCCGCCGTCCAGCTGCCGTCGGCCTTCGACCGCGACGCCTCCTCCACCAGCCGGGACAGCGCCGGCCGCCCCGCCCTGGACCAGGCCAAGCTGCAGAGCCTCGCCGACCAGCGCGCCGAGGAGCTGGCCAAGACCGACGACCAGATCGAGCAGGCCGCCAGCACCAAGGCCGCCGCCAAGCGGGAGAAGACGCTGGAGTCGGCTTCGGAGTCCACCCAGGAGCAGGCGGTGCTCATCAAGAAGAGCGCCGACGCCAAGCGGGCGGCCGAGCTGGCCCAGGCCGCCGAGCCGGACGCCCCCGCGCCCGCTCCCGGCACCACCGACGCCCCCGCCACGACGGCCCCCGCCGAGAGCGGCCCGGTCAACGCCAGCGGCAAGAGCTGCATGCCCGTCCGCGGCGGCTACAGCATCGCGGCCCGCTTCGGCCAGGTCGGCTCGTGGTCGCGCTACCACACCGGCTTCGACTTCTCCGCCCCCGTCGGCACCCCGCTGCAGGCCCCCGCCTCCGGCGTCGTCACCAACGCGGGCTCCGGGTCCGCCAGCGGGTGGGCCGGCAACTACGTCGCGATCCGCTACCCCGACGGCACCTCGTCGCTGATGGCGCACATGTCGACGGTCTCGGTGAGCGTCGGCCAGACCGTCACGGCCTGCCAGACCGTCGGCGCCGTCGGGATGACCGGCCGCACCTTCGGCCCGCACGTCCACTTCGAGATCTACCCCGCCGGGATCACCCCGGGCGACGTCTACAAGGCCGTCAACCCGCTGACCTGGCTGAACGCGCACGGCATCAACCCGTAG
- a CDS encoding phospholipase D-like domain-containing protein — MGWMRRIRLRTVLQHTALAVAAVQGTTLAVLAVVDHRRKRTRKPAVFPRVAPRSVTAGGSEVTVYTYGEDLYRDMLDAIRQARSRVFFETFIWKGDAVGQAFKDALTEAADRGVEVYVVFDEFANLVVPRSFFHFPDNIHVRRHPIGRSWPSVRNSGRDHRKLVVVDDAVAFLGGYNIGSLYATDWRDTHAKLTGDIVWDAENAFIDFWNLFAGRRRPELPDVGGRTWQSDIRIHRNIPRNVVYPIRGVYLDAFDRAAHHIYLTHAYLIPDTDMLDALLRAARRGVDVRIIVPAESNHIVADWLSRGFYTQLLRGGVRLFLYQGAMVHAKTATIDGQWSTIGTANLDRLSLTGNYEINMEVLNADVARQMEEIFALDSSNTVELTLAAWRRRHAMVKFSETVLTPFRPLL, encoded by the coding sequence ATGGGGTGGATGAGGCGGATCAGGCTGCGGACGGTGCTCCAGCACACCGCGCTCGCCGTCGCCGCCGTCCAGGGCACGACGCTGGCGGTCCTCGCCGTGGTCGACCACCGCCGCAAGCGGACCCGCAAGCCCGCCGTCTTCCCCCGCGTCGCCCCCCGCTCGGTGACCGCCGGCGGCTCGGAGGTGACGGTCTACACCTACGGCGAGGACCTCTACCGCGACATGCTGGACGCCATCCGGCAGGCCCGCAGCCGGGTGTTCTTCGAGACCTTCATCTGGAAGGGCGACGCCGTCGGCCAGGCCTTCAAGGACGCGCTGACCGAGGCCGCCGACCGCGGCGTCGAGGTCTACGTCGTCTTCGACGAGTTCGCCAACCTCGTCGTCCCCCGGAGCTTCTTCCACTTCCCCGACAACATCCACGTCCGACGGCACCCGATCGGGCGCTCGTGGCCCAGCGTCCGCAACTCCGGCCGCGACCACCGCAAGCTCGTGGTCGTCGACGACGCCGTGGCCTTCCTCGGCGGCTACAACATCGGCAGCCTCTACGCGACGGACTGGCGCGACACCCACGCCAAGCTGACGGGCGACATCGTCTGGGACGCCGAGAACGCGTTCATCGACTTCTGGAACCTGTTCGCCGGCCGACGGCGCCCCGAGCTGCCCGACGTCGGCGGCCGGACCTGGCAGTCCGACATCCGCATCCACCGCAACATCCCGCGCAACGTCGTCTACCCCATCCGCGGGGTCTACCTCGACGCGTTCGACCGCGCCGCCCACCACATCTACCTCACCCACGCCTACCTGATCCCGGACACCGACATGCTCGACGCGCTGCTGCGGGCGGCCCGGCGGGGCGTGGACGTGCGGATCATCGTCCCGGCCGAGTCCAACCACATCGTGGCCGACTGGCTGTCGCGCGGCTTCTACACCCAGCTGCTGCGCGGCGGGGTCCGGCTGTTCCTCTACCAGGGCGCGATGGTGCACGCGAAGACGGCGACGATCGACGGCCAGTGGTCGACGATCGGCACGGCGAACCTCGACCGACTCAGCCTCACGGGCAACTACGAGATCAACATGGAGGTCCTCAACGCCGACGTGGCGAGGCAGATGGAGGAGATCTTCGCCCTCGACTCCTCCAACACCGTCGAGCTGACGCTGGCCGCCTGGCGCCGCCGGCACGCGATGGTCAAGTTCTCCGAGACCGTCCTCACCCCCTTCCGCCCGCTGCTCTGA
- a CDS encoding sulfite exporter TauE/SafE family protein — protein MRKLIVLALVGFGAQLVDGSLGMGYGVTSSTLLILAGLTPAAASASVHFSELGTNLASGFSHWKLKNVDWRVVARIAGPGAVGAFLGATVLSNLSTEAAAPVMAAILAALGLYIIIRFVLGVRPALKKALTMKFLAPLGLFAGFIDATGGGGWGPVATPALLVDGRMPPRKVIGSIDTSEFAVSAAASLGFLFGLGAAGINWGFALALLVGGLVAAPLAAYLVKVAPAHLLGVAVGGLILLTNSRTLLKTYDVADGTRWVVYGAVLVLTVVGLSVAVQRQRRRGPVDEEDRAQESVSV, from the coding sequence ATGCGCAAGCTCATCGTCCTCGCCCTCGTGGGGTTCGGGGCCCAGCTCGTCGACGGCAGCCTCGGCATGGGCTACGGCGTCACGTCGTCCACGCTGCTGATCCTGGCCGGCCTCACGCCGGCTGCGGCGTCGGCCTCGGTGCACTTCAGCGAGCTGGGCACCAACCTCGCGTCGGGCTTCTCGCACTGGAAGCTCAAGAACGTCGACTGGCGGGTCGTGGCCCGGATCGCCGGACCCGGCGCCGTCGGCGCCTTCCTCGGCGCCACGGTGCTCTCCAACCTCTCGACGGAGGCGGCCGCGCCCGTGATGGCGGCGATCCTCGCCGCGCTCGGGCTCTACATCATCATCCGCTTCGTGCTGGGCGTCCGGCCCGCGCTGAAGAAGGCGCTGACGATGAAGTTCCTGGCCCCGCTCGGCCTCTTCGCCGGCTTCATCGACGCCACGGGTGGCGGCGGCTGGGGCCCCGTCGCGACCCCGGCCCTGCTGGTCGACGGCCGGATGCCGCCCCGCAAGGTGATCGGCTCCATCGACACCTCCGAGTTCGCCGTCAGCGCGGCCGCCAGCCTGGGCTTCCTCTTCGGCCTCGGCGCCGCGGGCATCAACTGGGGCTTCGCCCTGGCGCTGCTGGTCGGCGGCCTGGTCGCCGCTCCGCTGGCCGCCTACCTCGTGAAGGTCGCCCCGGCCCACCTGCTGGGCGTCGCCGTCGGCGGGCTGATCCTGCTGACCAACAGCCGCACGCTGCTCAAGACCTACGACGTCGCCGACGGCACCCGCTGGGTGGTCTACGGCGCGGTGCTGGTGCTGACCGTCGTCGGGCTCTCGGTGGCCGTCCAGCGGCAGCGCCGCCGGGGCCCCGTCGACGAGGAGGACCGCGCGCAGGAGTCCGTCAGCGTCTGA
- a CDS encoding RrF2 family transcriptional regulator — protein sequence MRLSARVDYALRATAELAAADAPRTVDQLSAAQRIPPKYLESILGELRRGGLLRSQRGPDGGYRLARPASDISIADVIRALDGELANVRGSRPEHLQYEGAAAPLQEVWIALRASERAILEGVSLAHVAAGQLPAPVVDLVANPAAWS from the coding sequence GTGAGGCTGTCGGCCCGGGTGGACTACGCGCTCCGCGCCACCGCCGAGCTGGCGGCCGCCGACGCCCCCCGCACCGTCGACCAGCTGTCGGCGGCCCAGCGGATCCCGCCGAAGTACCTCGAGAGCATCCTCGGCGAGCTGCGTCGTGGCGGGCTCCTGCGCAGCCAGCGCGGTCCCGACGGCGGCTACCGGCTGGCCCGGCCCGCGTCCGACATCAGCATCGCCGACGTCATCCGCGCCCTCGACGGCGAGCTCGCGAACGTCCGGGGCAGCCGTCCGGAGCACCTGCAGTACGAGGGCGCCGCGGCGCCCCTGCAGGAGGTGTGGATCGCGCTGCGGGCCTCCGAGCGCGCCATCCTCGAGGGCGTCAGCCTCGCCCACGTCGCGGCCGGCCAGCTGCCGGCGCCCGTGGTCGACCTCGTCGCCAACCCCGCCGCCTGGAGCTGA
- a CDS encoding GlsB/YeaQ/YmgE family stress response membrane protein, whose product MFGLIISIIVVGLIAGAIARLVVPGRQNLSIPMTILLGIIGSFVGGFLGYLIFRNGGSFLQPAGIIGSIIGAIIVLLLYTRFSGRSGSRA is encoded by the coding sequence ATGTTCGGACTCATCATCAGCATCATCGTCGTCGGCCTGATCGCGGGAGCCATCGCCCGACTGGTAGTGCCAGGACGTCAGAACCTCTCGATTCCGATGACGATCCTCCTCGGAATCATCGGATCCTTCGTTGGGGGCTTCCTTGGCTACCTCATCTTCCGTAACGGCGGCAGTTTCTTGCAGCCCGCCGGGATCATCGGCTCGATCATCGGTGCGATCATCGTCCTGCTGCTCTACACGCGTTTTAGCGGCCGTTCGGGCTCGCGCGCCTGA
- a CDS encoding response regulator, with protein sequence MTHPQHTPPAGSRPPAPGTPAGAPAAAPDAAPPGPSRVVVVDDHAMFRTGVKAEIGQAVRVVGEAADVDSAVEVITRTKPDVVLLDVHLPGGGGVEVLRRVHAVAPEQKFLALSVSDAAEDVIGVIRGGARGYVTKSINGTELVDAIRRVAEGDAVFSPRLAGFVLDAFSGAIDLATVDEDLDRLSQREREVLRLIARGYAYKEVARELFISIKTVETHVSSVLRKLQLSNRHQLTRWATDRRLV encoded by the coding sequence ATGACCCACCCGCAGCACACCCCGCCCGCCGGCAGCCGTCCGCCGGCCCCGGGGACCCCCGCCGGGGCACCCGCCGCGGCCCCCGACGCCGCTCCGCCCGGGCCGTCGCGGGTGGTCGTCGTCGACGACCACGCCATGTTCCGCACCGGCGTCAAGGCCGAGATCGGCCAGGCCGTCCGGGTGGTGGGGGAGGCGGCCGACGTCGACTCCGCCGTCGAGGTGATCACCCGCACGAAGCCGGACGTCGTCCTGCTGGACGTCCACCTGCCCGGCGGCGGCGGCGTCGAGGTGCTGCGCCGGGTGCACGCCGTCGCGCCGGAGCAGAAGTTCCTGGCCCTGTCGGTGTCCGACGCCGCCGAGGACGTCATCGGCGTCATCCGCGGCGGGGCGCGGGGCTACGTGACCAAGTCGATCAACGGCACCGAACTGGTGGACGCCATCCGGCGGGTGGCCGAAGGGGACGCCGTCTTCTCCCCGCGGCTGGCCGGGTTCGTGCTGGACGCGTTCTCCGGGGCGATCGACCTGGCCACCGTCGACGAGGACCTCGACCGGCTCTCGCAGCGCGAGCGGGAGGTCCTGCGGCTGATCGCCCGCGGCTATGCCTACAAGGAGGTGGCGCGCGAGCTGTTCATCTCCATCAAGACCGTGGAGACCCACGTCAGCAGCGTGCTGCGCAAGCTCCAGCTCTCGAACCGGCACCAGCTGACGCGCTGGGCGACCGACCGCCGCCTGGTCTGA
- a CDS encoding ATP-binding protein, which translates to MRPLPGSSTPAGSVPPGSTALEPVPPGRPRATRVSEGAMIGGVCTGLARHLGWPVLAVRIAFVALTLFQFLGVLAYGALWLLLPAQPAVSSPGLEAATRTGLRKPSAPRRRVDWGAVVALAALGSGLLWLVQVSGLGVSQRLFWPVAFACVGAALVWRQADSAQQKRWQAEAGGRAWLAPLVARGGWPALVRVIVGLGLVGAAFGLVVAQQGQLDQLPEVMAMTVMALAGLAVVVAPWIHRSRTALNTARAEKVRADARADMAAHLHDSVLQTLALIQRQSEDPRAVQQLARRQERELRTWLYGEELTETTLKAALTTAAAEVEDERAVPVELVVVGDVEPSDAVQALVRAAREAMVNAAKHSGADKIDVYAEVDEDLIEVFVRDRGAGFALDDVPEDRMGVRGSIIDRMARHGGTATVRSRPGDGTEVRLEIRR; encoded by the coding sequence TTGCGTCCCCTCCCGGGCAGCAGCACCCCGGCCGGCTCGGTCCCGCCCGGGTCCACCGCGCTGGAGCCGGTGCCGCCCGGCCGCCCCCGCGCCACCCGGGTGTCCGAGGGCGCGATGATCGGCGGCGTCTGCACCGGCCTCGCCCGCCACCTCGGCTGGCCCGTGCTGGCGGTCCGGATCGCGTTCGTCGCCCTCACCCTCTTCCAGTTCCTCGGCGTCCTCGCCTACGGCGCCCTCTGGCTGCTGCTCCCGGCCCAGCCCGCGGTCAGCTCGCCCGGTCTGGAGGCGGCGACCCGCACGGGGCTGCGCAAGCCGTCGGCGCCCCGGCGCCGCGTCGACTGGGGCGCGGTCGTCGCCCTCGCCGCGCTGGGCAGCGGCCTGCTGTGGCTCGTCCAGGTCAGCGGGCTCGGCGTCAGCCAGCGGCTGTTCTGGCCGGTGGCCTTCGCCTGCGTGGGCGCCGCGCTGGTCTGGCGGCAGGCGGACTCGGCCCAGCAGAAGCGCTGGCAGGCCGAGGCCGGCGGGCGGGCCTGGCTCGCCCCCCTCGTCGCCCGCGGCGGCTGGCCCGCCCTGGTCCGGGTCATCGTGGGGCTCGGCCTGGTCGGCGCCGCCTTCGGGCTCGTCGTCGCCCAGCAGGGCCAGCTCGACCAGCTGCCCGAGGTGATGGCCATGACGGTGATGGCGCTCGCGGGGCTGGCCGTCGTCGTCGCCCCCTGGATCCACCGCTCCCGCACCGCCCTCAACACCGCCCGCGCGGAGAAGGTCCGTGCCGACGCCCGCGCCGACATGGCCGCCCACCTGCACGACTCGGTGCTGCAGACGCTCGCGCTGATCCAGCGCCAGTCGGAGGACCCGCGCGCGGTCCAGCAGCTGGCCCGCCGCCAGGAGCGCGAGCTGCGCACCTGGCTCTACGGCGAGGAGCTGACCGAGACCACGCTCAAGGCGGCGCTGACCACCGCCGCGGCCGAGGTCGAGGACGAGCGGGCGGTGCCCGTCGAGCTCGTCGTCGTCGGCGACGTGGAGCCCTCCGACGCCGTCCAGGCCCTGGTCCGGGCCGCCCGGGAGGCCATGGTCAACGCGGCCAAGCACTCCGGGGCGGACAAGATCGACGTCTACGCCGAGGTCGACGAGGACCTCATCGAGGTGTTCGTCCGCGACCGCGGTGCCGGCTTCGCGCTGGACGACGTGCCGGAGGACCGGATGGGCGTCCGGGGCAGCATCATCGACCGCATGGCCCGCCACGGCGGCACCGCCACCGTCCGCTCCCGCCCGGGAGACGGCACCGAGGTACGACTGGAGATCAGACGATGA
- a CDS encoding PspC domain-containing protein, with amino-acid sequence MSSIWTVRRSATDTKVAGVCGGVAEHWGVDPVLVRVGWVLLALSGGIGVVLYVAAWLLVPVQGRSTATLDDLLGDKTRRWPKEVWVALVALACLAVFAIFGSASPFGIGPAVVIACIWYFGFYKQRQGTPSAAPAPVGVGDQPPAPAAPTFVTHPGPPTPFTAAADSWRRRIEEHVQQARVAAPVAAATTWPGAPAAASTVQDPAPDPEVAERSAFLATADPAGLYDEPAGATALAAPLNRRDSLAARRLRLLTLLVLGLVLGGLTLLDRAGAAVTPAGYAAAALFVVGLALVAATWFGRARGLLPVGLLLVPVVVVTAAAAQVLPAPEDFTRVQRSYVSVEQLPRTPEVFGSGQAEVDLSRLVLTDDATYTAQLEAGQLEVRVPDDVNVEVRYGVDLGAVEILGDQSRSGFDLHDTADLEPPVAGRPTLTLDLSAELGQVAVVR; translated from the coding sequence ATGAGCTCGATCTGGACCGTGCGTCGCAGCGCCACCGACACCAAGGTCGCCGGCGTGTGCGGCGGCGTCGCCGAGCACTGGGGCGTCGACCCCGTGCTCGTCCGCGTCGGCTGGGTGCTGCTGGCGCTGAGCGGCGGGATCGGCGTCGTCCTCTACGTCGCCGCCTGGCTGCTCGTCCCCGTGCAGGGGCGCAGCACCGCCACCCTCGACGACCTGCTGGGTGACAAGACCCGCCGGTGGCCGAAGGAGGTGTGGGTCGCCCTCGTCGCGCTGGCCTGCCTGGCCGTCTTCGCCATCTTCGGCTCGGCCAGCCCCTTCGGCATCGGGCCCGCCGTCGTCATCGCGTGCATCTGGTACTTCGGCTTCTACAAGCAGCGCCAGGGCACCCCGAGCGCCGCGCCGGCCCCGGTCGGCGTCGGCGACCAGCCGCCCGCCCCGGCCGCTCCCACGTTCGTCACCCACCCCGGGCCCCCCACCCCGTTCACGGCGGCCGCCGACAGCTGGCGCCGACGGATCGAGGAGCACGTCCAGCAGGCCCGCGTCGCGGCCCCGGTCGCCGCGGCGACGACGTGGCCGGGCGCCCCGGCCGCCGCGAGCACCGTCCAGGACCCCGCTCCCGACCCGGAGGTGGCCGAGCGGAGCGCCTTCCTCGCCACCGCCGACCCCGCCGGCCTGTACGACGAGCCCGCAGGGGCCACCGCCCTGGCCGCTCCGCTGAACCGGCGCGACAGCCTGGCCGCCCGTCGGCTGCGGCTGCTCACCCTGCTGGTGCTCGGTCTGGTGCTCGGCGGGCTCACCCTCCTCGACCGCGCCGGGGCGGCGGTGACGCCGGCCGGCTACGCCGCGGCCGCGCTCTTCGTCGTCGGCCTCGCCCTCGTCGCGGCCACCTGGTTCGGCCGGGCGCGCGGGCTGCTCCCCGTCGGGCTGCTGCTGGTCCCGGTCGTCGTGGTCACGGCCGCGGCCGCCCAGGTCCTGCCCGCCCCCGAGGACTTCACCCGGGTGCAGCGCAGCTACGTCAGCGTCGAGCAGCTCCCCCGCACCCCCGAGGTCTTCGGGTCCGGCCAGGCCGAGGTCGACCTCAGCCGGCTGGTCCTCACCGACGACGCCACCTACACCGCCCAGCTCGAGGCCGGCCAGCTCGAGGTGCGGGTCCCCGACGACGTCAACGTGGAGGTCCGCTACGGCGTCGACCTCGGCGCCGTCGAGATCCTCGGCGACCAGAGCCGGTCCGGCTTCGACCTCCACGACACCGCCGACCTCGAGCCGCCCGTGGCGGGCCGACCCACCCTCACCCTCGACCTGTCGGCCGAGCTCGGCCAGGTGGCGGTGGTCCGGTGA
- a CDS encoding PspC domain-containing protein produces the protein MNHPTQGPKRLTRSRDDKVVSGLCGGLARYLNMDPSLVRILTVVLTLVTSGAALLVYVIALLVVPEDDRVSPPPPRVPPTAWPPQPPSGVAGPAPQDPVWGREGAPWEQPQVGAPVTDRPVGPGRPEDDR, from the coding sequence ATGAACCACCCCACCCAGGGCCCCAAGCGGCTCACCCGCAGCCGCGACGACAAGGTCGTCTCCGGCCTCTGCGGGGGCCTCGCCCGCTACCTCAACATGGACCCGTCGCTGGTCCGGATCCTCACCGTCGTGCTCACCCTGGTCACGAGCGGCGCCGCCCTGCTGGTCTACGTCATCGCCCTCCTGGTGGTGCCCGAGGACGACCGGGTCAGCCCGCCGCCGCCCCGCGTGCCGCCGACCGCCTGGCCGCCGCAGCCCCCGAGCGGCGTCGCCGGTCCCGCCCCGCAGGACCCGGTCTGGGGTCGCGAGGGCGCTCCCTGGGAGCAGCCGCAGGTCGGAGCCCCCGTCACCGACCGGCCGGTCGGGCCCGGGCGTCCCGAGGACGACCGCTAG
- a CDS encoding YaaA family protein: MLILLPPSEGKAAPRRRGRPADLGALGLPELTATRAAVRDALVAASAGPHALALLGVGESLRAEVEQNTRLATLPGAGALEVYTGVLYDALDFGTLSPAAKRRAGRSLRVQSALWGPVGPADRIAPYRLSMAVTLPGVGPLARAWRAVLPGPMAALAGDGVVVDCRSSTYASAWLPAGDAARRLLAVRVLTEVAGRRTVVSHLAKHTRGEVARVLLEHPGRLRTVVDVAAAVAGSGHRCELVDHGRRGHSLDVLR; encoded by the coding sequence GTGCTGATCCTGCTGCCGCCGTCGGAGGGCAAGGCCGCGCCCCGGCGGCGGGGTCGCCCCGCGGACCTGGGCGCCCTCGGGCTGCCCGAGCTGACGGCCACCCGCGCGGCGGTCCGCGACGCCCTCGTCGCGGCCAGCGCCGGTCCTCACGCCCTCGCGCTGCTGGGGGTGGGGGAGAGCCTGCGCGCCGAGGTGGAGCAGAACACCCGGCTCGCGACGCTGCCGGGAGCCGGGGCGCTGGAGGTCTACACGGGGGTCCTCTACGACGCCCTCGACTTCGGCACGCTCTCGCCGGCCGCGAAGCGCCGGGCGGGACGGTCGCTGCGGGTGCAGAGCGCCCTGTGGGGGCCGGTCGGACCGGCTGACCGGATCGCGCCGTACCGGCTGTCGATGGCGGTGACCCTGCCCGGCGTGGGCCCGCTGGCCCGGGCCTGGCGCGCCGTGCTGCCGGGCCCGATGGCGGCCCTGGCCGGCGACGGCGTCGTCGTCGACTGCCGCTCCAGCACCTACGCCTCGGCCTGGCTGCCCGCCGGGGACGCCGCCCGGCGGCTGCTGGCCGTCCGCGTGCTCACCGAGGTGGCGGGCCGGCGGACGGTCGTCTCGCACCTGGCCAAGCACACCCGGGGCGAGGTCGCCCGCGTCCTGCTGGAGCACCCGGGCCGGCTGCGCACGGTCGTGGACGTGGCGGCAGCGGTGGCCGGGAGCGGCCACCGCTGCGAGCTGGTCGACCACGGGCGGCGGGGCCACAGCCTCGACGTGCTGCGCTGA